In one window of Vulpes vulpes isolate BD-2025 chromosome 1, VulVul3, whole genome shotgun sequence DNA:
- the LOC112931420 gene encoding uncharacterized protein, with amino-acid sequence MTRLTNYYSNALGKKPCGSNECAVNAYEPLMTMCQRTHARKKSHECCDCRTAFPSKLKVTIHQQTHTGERPFGCNQCQKPFITKSALICHQKTHHREGKSYACSKCGKAFPWKSKLTLHQRIHSGERPFRCRICDKAFMVQTHLTVHQRTHTGEKPYECSDCEKAFSKKAQLIIHQRIHTGERPYGCSQCQKAFITKSALIYHQKTRHREGKSYGCSKCGKAFPWKSKLTLHQRIHSGERPFRCRICDKAFMIQTHLTVHQRTHTGEKPYECLDCEKAFSKKAQLMIHQRIHTGERPYGCSQCQQAFIQKSDLTNHKKTQHAVGKSHGCSECGKILSSKSTLIIHQRTHTGEKPFKCSVCDKAFTSKAHLIVHQRIHTGEKPYECLDCEKAFSTKAHLMIHQRIHTGERPYGCNECQQAFIQKSGLTNHLQNCHTRVKSHGCSECGKVLSCKSTLIIHQRTHTGEKPFKCSICDKAFTAKSYLTVHQRIHTGEKPYECCDCKKAFATLSTLIGHRRTHTGERPYGCNECQKAFFRKSALLNHQQTQHRGKFSVQ; translated from the coding sequence ATGACAAGGCTCACTAATTATTACTCAAATGCTTTAGGTAAGAAACCATGTGGATCCAATGAATGTGCAGTGAATGCTTATGAACCGCTCATGACCATGTGTCAGAGAACTCATGCAAGAAAGAAATCCCATGAATGCTGTGATTGTAGGACAGCCTTTCCCAGCAAGTTAAAGGTAACTATTCATCAACAGACTCACACAGGAGAGAGACCATTTGGATGCAATCAATGTCAAAAACCCTTCATTACAAAGTCAGCACTCATCTGTCATCAGAAAACTCATCATAGAGAAGGGAAGTCCTATGCATGCAGTAAATGTGGGAAAGCTTTTCCTTGGAAGTCAAAACTCACTTtacatcagagaattcattcGGGAGAGAGACCTTTCAGATGCAGAATATGTGATAAAGCCTTCATGGTTCAGACACATCTGACTGTacatcagagaactcacacaggagagaaaccatatgaatGCTCAGATTGTGAGAAAGCCTTCTCAAAAAAGGCCCAGCTCATAATCCATCAGCGAATTCATACAGGAGAGAGACCATATGGATGCAGTCAATGTCAAAAAGCATTCATTACAAAGTCAGCACTCATCTATCATCAGAAAACTCGTCATAGAGAAGGGAAGTCCTATGGATGCAGTAAATGTGGGAAAGCTTTTCCTTGGAAGTCAAAACTCACTTtacatcagagaattcattcGGGAGAGAGACCTTTCAGATGCAGAATATGTGATAAAGCCTTCATGATTCAGACACATCTCACTGTGCATCAGAGaactcacacaggagagaaaccatatgaatGCTTGGATTGTGAGAAAGCCTTCTCAAAAAAGGCCCAGCTCATGATTCATCAGCGAATTCATACAGGAGAGAGACCATACGGATGCAGTCAGTGTCAACAAGCCTTCATCCAGAAGTCAGATCTCACTAATCATAAGAAAACTCAGCATGCAGTAGGGAAATCTCATggatgcagtgaatgtgggaagaTTTTGTCCTCTAAGTCCACTCTCATTATACATCAGAGAACCCATACAGGTGAGAAGCCCTTCAAATGCAGTGTGTGTGACAAAGCTTTCACATCAAAGGCACATCTTATTGTCCATCAAAGAATTCATACAGGAGAGAAGCCCTATGAATGTTTGGACTGTGAGAAAGCCTTCTCCACTAAGGCACATCTTATGAttcatcagagaattcacacaggAGAGAGACCATATGGATGCAACGAATGCCAACAGGCTTTCATCCAGAAGTCAGGTCTCACTAACCATTTGCAAAATTGTCACACAAGAGTGAAATCTCATGGATGCAGTGAATGTGGAAAGGTTTTGTCCTGTAAGTCAACTCTCATTATACACCAGAGAACCCATACAGGTGAGAAGCCCTTCAAATGTAGTATATGTGATAAAGCCTTCACAGCTAAATCCTATCTCACTGtccatcagagaattcatacaggagagaaaccatatgaGTGCTGTGATTGTAAGAAAGCATTTGCTACTTTGTCAACTCTCATTGGTCACCGGAGAACTCACACAGGAGAAAGGCCCTATGGATGCAATGAATGTCAAAAAGCCTTCTTTCGGAAGTCAGCTCTTCTTAATCATCAGCAAACTCAGCATAGAGGAAAATTCTCTGTGCAATGA